One Bacillus thermozeamaize genomic region harbors:
- a CDS encoding glutamate 5-kinase: MDVAVVVVKVGSSSLSNPSGGLDRDKLQHIVDELAGLYRDGVSLLLVSSGAVAAGFNKLGFRRRPRSIAARQAAAAVGQGILIEEYTHRLQQHGITAAQILLNRSDFSDRTRYVNAFNTLMLLLRKRILPIINENDTVSVDELTFGDNDRLSALVAGMVKADLLILLSDVDGLYDANPHEVREAKLISDVPHITPEIERMAGDAGSPFGTGGMRSKVEAAKIATASGVPVFLGRADRPGIVRDAYHGRARGTYFSASGEPLPNRKQWLRFMTQEAGKLGVDDGAAKALLSQGKSLLASGIRTVSGEFAAGEVVLITYRGEPIGKGITRYSSQQLEQLKGKRSEEIEAQLNMPAEPVIHRDQLVLLVEKESVQRS; this comes from the coding sequence ATGGACGTGGCTGTGGTAGTCGTGAAAGTAGGAAGCAGTTCCTTGAGCAATCCGTCTGGGGGGCTGGATCGGGACAAATTGCAACATATCGTCGATGAACTGGCCGGATTATACCGGGATGGGGTGTCGTTGCTCCTGGTTTCTTCCGGGGCCGTGGCGGCCGGTTTCAACAAGTTGGGGTTTCGCCGGCGTCCCCGTTCCATTGCGGCGCGTCAAGCGGCTGCCGCAGTGGGGCAAGGCATCCTGATCGAAGAGTATACGCACCGGCTGCAGCAGCATGGGATTACTGCCGCGCAGATCTTGCTGAACCGGAGCGACTTTTCCGACCGCACGCGGTATGTGAACGCCTTTAATACGCTGATGCTATTGCTCCGAAAGAGGATCTTGCCGATTATCAATGAAAACGATACAGTCAGTGTAGACGAGTTGACATTCGGCGATAACGATCGCCTTTCTGCGCTGGTGGCAGGAATGGTCAAGGCGGATTTGCTGATCCTGCTTTCTGATGTGGATGGGCTGTATGACGCCAACCCCCACGAAGTGCGCGAAGCGAAACTGATTAGCGATGTGCCGCACATCACACCGGAAATCGAACGGATGGCCGGAGATGCAGGGAGTCCGTTTGGAACCGGCGGGATGCGTTCCAAGGTGGAAGCGGCCAAAATCGCCACCGCCTCAGGCGTGCCGGTTTTTTTGGGCCGTGCAGACCGGCCCGGAATCGTGCGCGATGCGTATCACGGCCGGGCCAGGGGCACCTATTTTAGCGCCTCAGGTGAGCCGTTGCCGAATCGCAAGCAATGGCTTCGCTTTATGACACAAGAGGCAGGGAAGCTTGGCGTGGATGACGGTGCGGCCAAAGCACTGTTGTCCCAAGGGAAGAGCTTGTTGGCTTCCGGGATCCGCACGGTATCCGGGGAATTTGCAGCTGGTGAGGTGGTGCTGATCACGTACCGGGGCGAGCCAATCGGCAAAGGGATTACACGCTACTCCAGCCAACAGCTGGAACAGCTCAAGGGTAAGCGTTCCGAAGAGATCGAAGCGCAGCTGAACATGCCTGCCGAACCGGTCATTCACCGGGATCAGCTGGTGCTGTTGGTGGAGAAGGAAAGTGTCCAAAGGTCATGA
- a CDS encoding glutamate-5-semialdehyde dehydrogenase, translating into MREELIRQAERLRSASRQLAKYTTEQKNQALHAMAAMLENRQQEILAANAEDLERGEASGMAKSLMDRLRLTPERIRAMAEGLRQIAALPDPVGAVLAEWERPNGMRLQKVAVPLGVIGMIYESRPNVTVDAAGLCLKTGNAVMLRGGSDAVSSNRRLVAILQEGLRQAGVTPDAVQLVESTDRQVVQEMLQLRGYLDVVIPRGGAGLIQRVVNESKVPVIETGVGNCHLYVARSAVPEMAISLAVNAKTQRPSVCNAIETLLVDREWAASHLPQLAAKLEEKGVLLKGCPVARQLVPSMLEATEEDWATEYLDLILAVKVVESLDEAIAHINRYGTNHSEGIVTSDAGEAERFLNEVDAAVVYHNVSTRFSDGFEFGFGAEIGISTQKLHARGPMGLEALTTYKYVVRGDGQIRQ; encoded by the coding sequence ATGAGAGAGGAATTGATCCGCCAGGCAGAGCGCCTGCGGAGCGCATCCCGGCAGTTGGCCAAATACACGACGGAGCAGAAAAATCAGGCGCTTCATGCCATGGCTGCGATGCTGGAGAACCGTCAACAGGAGATCCTGGCGGCCAATGCGGAGGATCTCGAGCGTGGAGAGGCTTCCGGCATGGCCAAAAGCCTGATGGATCGACTGCGGCTGACACCGGAGAGGATACGGGCGATGGCCGAGGGTTTGCGCCAGATTGCCGCTTTGCCGGATCCGGTGGGGGCGGTGCTTGCGGAATGGGAGCGTCCCAACGGAATGCGGCTGCAAAAGGTGGCCGTTCCTTTGGGTGTCATCGGGATGATCTACGAATCGCGGCCCAATGTCACGGTCGACGCGGCGGGCCTTTGTTTGAAGACCGGCAATGCGGTGATGTTGCGAGGAGGAAGTGACGCAGTGTCCTCCAACCGCCGGCTGGTCGCCATCTTGCAGGAAGGATTGCGCCAGGCAGGGGTAACACCGGATGCGGTGCAACTGGTTGAATCGACGGATCGGCAAGTGGTGCAGGAGATGTTGCAGTTGCGGGGGTATCTGGATGTGGTGATTCCCCGTGGCGGTGCAGGTTTGATCCAGCGGGTGGTGAACGAGTCGAAAGTGCCGGTCATCGAGACCGGCGTTGGCAATTGCCACCTCTATGTCGCCCGCTCGGCCGTGCCAGAGATGGCCATTTCGCTCGCCGTCAATGCCAAGACGCAACGCCCGAGCGTCTGCAACGCCATCGAAACCTTGCTTGTCGACCGCGAATGGGCCGCCTCACACCTTCCCCAGCTGGCGGCGAAGTTAGAGGAGAAAGGTGTGTTGTTGAAGGGTTGCCCGGTTGCCCGCCAGCTGGTGCCATCGATGCTTGAGGCGACGGAGGAAGACTGGGCGACGGAGTATCTGGACTTGATCCTGGCTGTCAAGGTCGTGGAAAGCCTGGATGAAGCGATCGCACATATCAACCGGTATGGCACGAATCATTCGGAGGGGATTGTCACCTCTGATGCCGGAGAAGCAGAGCGCTTTTTAAACGAGGTGGATGCTGCCGTCGTCTATCACAACGTCTCGACGCGATTCAGCGACGGGTTTGAATTTGGTTTTGGCGCGGAAATCGGGATCAGCACGCAGAAATTGCATGCGCGCGGGCCGATGGGACTGGAAGCCTTGACCACATACAAATATGTGGTGCGGGGCGATGGACAGATTCGGCAGTAG
- a CDS encoding pyrroline-5-carboxylate reductase, protein MDVNETIGFLGAGSMAEAMIAGLLKNKVYLPESIIVTNRSNRDRLKHLTERYGVRIETDREAFLKQCSHLVLAMKPKDMPEAIAAIRQHLSPSQTLLSVAAGISTAWLEEQSGLSIPVIRAMPNTSAAVGYSATAACLGRYAGESQKRWTEKIFHAMGQLVWVEEWQMDVVTGVAGSGPAYFYAMVETLEKAGMELGLSPEIARQLSRQTFIGAARMLEESGERPEALRERVTSPGGTTMAGLARLAECGFHEALREAVKAAVSRSRELGI, encoded by the coding sequence TTGGATGTGAATGAAACGATAGGCTTTTTAGGCGCCGGCTCAATGGCCGAGGCGATGATCGCTGGGTTGCTGAAAAACAAGGTATACTTGCCGGAGTCGATCATCGTGACCAACCGCAGCAACCGCGACCGCTTGAAGCACTTGACAGAGCGTTACGGCGTCCGGATCGAGACAGACAGAGAGGCTTTTTTGAAGCAATGCAGTCATTTGGTCCTGGCAATGAAACCAAAAGATATGCCGGAAGCCATCGCGGCGATCCGGCAACATCTGAGTCCGAGCCAGACGCTGCTGTCAGTTGCCGCCGGCATATCCACGGCCTGGCTGGAGGAACAAAGCGGCTTGTCCATTCCTGTGATCCGCGCGATGCCAAACACGTCAGCTGCCGTAGGTTATTCCGCGACGGCCGCCTGCTTGGGACGTTATGCCGGAGAAAGCCAGAAGCGCTGGACAGAAAAAATATTCCATGCCATGGGCCAGCTGGTGTGGGTCGAGGAGTGGCAAATGGATGTGGTGACGGGTGTGGCTGGCAGTGGCCCGGCCTATTTTTATGCGATGGTCGAGACCCTGGAAAAGGCCGGGATGGAGTTGGGCTTGTCCCCTGAGATAGCCCGTCAGTTAAGCCGGCAAACCTTTATTGGTGCAGCCAGGATGTTGGAAGAAAGCGGTGAGCGGCCAGAGGCGCTCCGGGAACGGGTGACTTCGCCTGGCGGCACGACGATGGCCGGTTTGGCCCGTCTTGCCGAATGCGGTTTCCACGAAGCTTTGCGGGAGGCAGTCAAGGCGGCTGTTTCCCGTTCGCGAGAGTTGGGTATCTGA
- a CDS encoding ABC transporter, with protein MAVVLEKEQEAIISAQQLKEIRQEIERQKRAIHPRSRQRKIFAVIAKHGLGYFFRQNSLVSLFSKKKRNQTEEENLRQLGMKLREAFEELGPTFIKLGQVLVTRQDILPEPVTRELEKLLDEVPPLPFGYLQLMLEEELPDGLQTFEWIDPRPLGSASLAQVYRAKMKSGQDVAVKVVRPTVEKLFQTDIVVIKKLVKRLNALLPEELRASLDLTGLVEDYYSSSLKELDMRAEARTMNEHRQYENDFEWIRVPEVYLATKHVLVMEFIDGWTIKEFPVDFYTFEERLKVMLDLAHYYILSMANGHYHADAHGSNILIDRKTRKAVVIDWGMTGKMDVLHAQAIFRMLMHIRLNQAEDATECAMDIIEPTIYTDPVKLRDQLRSMMIHYVNSEQGDMKYNWGALVLNLIRIGVANYCKIPNGLALWAKGFSATEGTARWLCPEISYHTVVESADVQVMESILEKRFNYRSNASLVQETGKLLGTLPRRLNKFLEHLFWNEMGLNIRIQMDATTRNTLLTIFNRVSLAIFVSSILISFSLLYRSGVLVGLPGAFQVVLVVVLLLAAGVAVVRSWWRKKQRSLF; from the coding sequence ATGGCGGTTGTGCTGGAGAAGGAACAGGAAGCGATCATATCCGCCCAGCAACTGAAAGAGATACGCCAGGAGATTGAGCGCCAGAAGCGGGCCATCCATCCCCGTTCCAGGCAGCGGAAGATTTTCGCGGTGATTGCAAAGCATGGCTTGGGATACTTTTTTCGGCAGAACAGCCTCGTTTCATTGTTTTCCAAAAAAAAGCGGAATCAAACGGAAGAGGAAAATTTGCGCCAGTTGGGGATGAAGTTACGGGAGGCGTTTGAAGAACTGGGCCCTACCTTTATCAAGTTGGGGCAAGTTCTGGTAACGCGACAGGACATTCTTCCCGAACCGGTCACCCGTGAGCTGGAAAAATTGTTGGATGAGGTGCCGCCTCTCCCGTTTGGCTACTTGCAGCTTATGTTGGAAGAAGAGCTTCCAGACGGGCTGCAAACATTTGAATGGATCGATCCCCGGCCATTAGGCTCCGCTTCGTTGGCGCAAGTCTACCGTGCCAAGATGAAAAGCGGCCAGGACGTGGCCGTGAAAGTGGTTCGTCCGACTGTGGAGAAGTTGTTTCAAACCGACATCGTGGTGATCAAGAAATTGGTGAAGCGGCTGAACGCCCTTTTGCCTGAAGAACTGCGGGCCTCTTTGGACTTGACGGGCTTGGTCGAGGATTATTATTCCAGTTCACTTAAAGAGTTGGACATGCGGGCCGAGGCACGGACGATGAACGAACATCGCCAATATGAAAACGATTTCGAGTGGATTCGCGTTCCGGAAGTTTACCTTGCTACCAAGCATGTTCTCGTGATGGAATTTATCGATGGCTGGACGATTAAAGAATTTCCTGTGGATTTTTACACTTTTGAGGAACGCTTGAAAGTGATGCTGGACCTGGCGCATTATTACATTCTCTCGATGGCCAACGGCCATTACCACGCCGATGCGCACGGCAGCAATATCCTGATCGATCGCAAGACGCGCAAGGCGGTGGTCATTGATTGGGGCATGACCGGGAAAATGGATGTGCTTCACGCGCAGGCCATTTTCCGGATGTTGATGCATATTCGATTAAACCAGGCGGAAGATGCGACGGAATGTGCGATGGACATCATCGAACCGACCATTTATACCGATCCGGTGAAACTGCGGGATCAGTTGCGCTCGATGATGATTCATTATGTCAACAGCGAGCAGGGGGATATGAAATACAACTGGGGGGCCTTGGTGCTTAACCTGATTCGCATCGGTGTGGCCAACTATTGCAAGATTCCGAACGGACTGGCCCTTTGGGCCAAGGGGTTTTCCGCGACGGAAGGAACGGCCCGCTGGCTGTGCCCTGAAATCAGTTACCATACGGTGGTGGAGAGCGCCGATGTCCAGGTCATGGAGTCGATTTTGGAAAAGCGCTTCAACTACCGCTCAAATGCCAGCCTCGTCCAAGAAACAGGAAAGCTGCTTGGGACGCTCCCCCGGAGGCTCAACAAATTTCTTGAACATTTGTTCTGGAATGAGATGGGTCTCAATATCCGGATTCAGATGGATGCGACCACCCGCAACACGCTGCTGACCATTTTTAACCGTGTTTCTCTGGCCATTTTTGTCTCCAGCATCCTGATCAGTTTCAGTCTGCTGTATCGTTCAGGAGTGTTGGTGGGATTGCCTGGTGCATTCCAAGTTGTGCTGGTTGTGGTATTGCTGCTTGCGGCAGGGGTTGCAGTCGTACGCTCCTGGTGGCGGAAGAAACAACGATCGTTGTTTTGA
- a CDS encoding alcohol dehydrogenase, producing the protein MKIRAAVLHEMNLPAPYKDSQPLRIETLDLDPPQMGEVLIRIRATGLCHSDLSVINGSRPRPVPMALGHEAAGEVVEVGPGVTDLRPGDHVVCAFVPSCGHCLPCREGRPALCEPGAAANGAGTLLSGERRLHKDGADIHHHLGISGFAEYAVVARNSLVKVDPDVPFEEVALFGCAVMTGVGAVVNTARVPVGSTVAVVGLGGVGLSAILGARVAGARRIIAVDVNPAKLKTALELGATDAFDARDPEVTQQIREATEGGVEYAFETAGVVPAMQTAIAITRRGGTTVTAGLPHPDHHLSFPQLLLAAEERTIKGSYVGSCVPARDIPRFIELYKQGRLPVNRLLTDRLRLEDINEGFDRLDRGEVSRLVVTM; encoded by the coding sequence ATGAAAATTCGCGCCGCCGTTCTGCATGAAATGAATCTTCCGGCTCCTTACAAGGACAGTCAGCCGCTTCGCATTGAGACGCTTGATCTTGACCCGCCCCAAATGGGTGAAGTGCTCATTCGCATTCGTGCCACCGGGCTGTGCCACTCGGATTTGTCGGTCATCAACGGCAGCCGGCCCCGGCCGGTGCCGATGGCGCTTGGTCATGAAGCTGCGGGTGAGGTCGTGGAAGTAGGTCCTGGCGTGACCGACCTCCGGCCTGGCGATCATGTCGTCTGCGCCTTTGTTCCCAGTTGCGGACACTGCTTGCCCTGCCGGGAAGGACGGCCGGCCCTCTGTGAGCCAGGCGCTGCCGCTAACGGAGCAGGAACGCTGTTGTCGGGAGAGAGAAGGCTGCATAAAGATGGAGCGGACATCCACCACCATCTAGGGATCTCGGGATTTGCGGAATATGCGGTTGTGGCAAGGAACTCCCTGGTGAAGGTGGATCCGGACGTGCCGTTTGAAGAGGTTGCCCTCTTCGGCTGTGCCGTCATGACCGGAGTTGGTGCAGTGGTGAACACGGCCCGCGTGCCGGTGGGCAGCACGGTAGCTGTCGTCGGCCTTGGAGGCGTCGGCCTGAGCGCCATTCTCGGCGCTCGGGTTGCTGGGGCAAGGCGCATCATTGCCGTGGACGTAAATCCTGCAAAGCTCAAAACGGCACTGGAACTGGGGGCGACCGACGCATTTGACGCGCGTGATCCTGAGGTAACGCAACAAATCAGGGAAGCCACCGAGGGCGGGGTGGAGTACGCGTTTGAAACCGCCGGTGTCGTGCCGGCCATGCAAACGGCAATCGCCATCACGCGTCGTGGGGGTACAACCGTCACGGCGGGACTGCCCCATCCCGATCATCATCTTTCTTTCCCGCAGCTCTTGCTTGCAGCCGAAGAGCGGACGATCAAGGGATCTTATGTTGGAAGCTGTGTTCCAGCACGGGATATACCTCGTTTTATCGAGCTCTACAAGCAGGGCCGCCTGCCGGTAAACAGGCTGCTGACTGACCGCTTGCGCCTGGAAGACATCAATGAAGGCTTTGACCGGCTGGATCGCGGAGAAGTATCGCGGCTCGTTGTTACAATGTGA
- a CDS encoding threonine--tRNA ligase produces MSMVKVTLPDGSVREYASGTTLEEIAGSISRSLQKAAVAGKIDGRLVDLYTPLEQDARVEIVTLEHPEGLEVYRHTCTHVMAQAVKRLYPGTHLGVGPVIEDGFYYDMEIPVSLTPEDLEKIEAEMKKIVEENLPIRRHVVSREEAIRIYEKEGDPLKLELIRELPEEETITIYEQGEFFDLCRGPHLPSTGRLKAFKLLSVAGAYWRGDSKRQMLQRIYGTAFAKPSQLEEHLKRLEEAKERDHRKLGRELQIFTFAKEVGQGLPIWLPNGATVRRIVERYIVDLEERLGYQHVYTPHLANVELYKISGHWEHYHENMYPTMQLDNEELVLRPMNCPHHMMIYKHELRSYRHLPIRIAELGTMHRYEMSGALTGLHRVRSMTLNDAHIFCRPDQIKDEFTRVVRLIQQVYDDFGIRDFWFRLSYRDPQDKEKYVQNDAMWEMAQRMLRESMDELGLEYVEAEGEAAFYGPKLDVQVRTALGKDETLSTVQLDFHNPERFGLEYIGEDGKPHRPVVIHRGIVGTMERFVAFLLEYYFGAFPLWLAPVQARIVPVSDAYLGYARRLMERFREEGLRVEVDERNEKLGYKIREATLQKIPYVLVVGEREEKEGLVAVRRYKIGDQGAMPVDQWLASAKEEIVQKKVAPN; encoded by the coding sequence ATGTCGATGGTCAAGGTGACCTTGCCGGATGGCAGTGTCCGGGAGTATGCTTCAGGGACGACCCTGGAAGAGATCGCCGGTTCGATTTCCCGAAGTTTGCAAAAAGCGGCAGTCGCCGGCAAAATCGACGGCCGGCTGGTGGATCTGTACACGCCTTTGGAACAGGATGCGCGCGTGGAGATTGTGACGCTGGAACACCCTGAAGGGCTGGAAGTGTACCGTCACACCTGCACGCATGTGATGGCGCAGGCGGTAAAGCGGTTATATCCAGGGACCCACCTGGGCGTAGGGCCGGTCATTGAGGACGGCTTTTACTATGACATGGAGATTCCAGTGTCCCTGACGCCGGAAGATTTGGAGAAGATCGAGGCGGAGATGAAGAAGATCGTCGAGGAAAACCTGCCGATTCGCCGGCATGTGGTATCCCGTGAAGAAGCGATCCGGATCTATGAAAAGGAAGGCGATCCGCTGAAATTGGAGCTGATCCGGGAATTGCCGGAAGAGGAGACAATTACCATTTATGAGCAGGGAGAGTTTTTTGATCTGTGTCGTGGTCCGCATTTGCCTTCCACGGGCAGGCTGAAGGCTTTCAAGCTGCTCAGTGTGGCGGGGGCTTATTGGCGGGGTGACTCCAAGCGCCAGATGTTGCAGCGGATCTACGGCACCGCTTTTGCGAAGCCTTCCCAGCTGGAAGAGCACCTGAAGCGCCTGGAAGAGGCCAAGGAGCGGGATCACCGGAAACTGGGCCGGGAGCTGCAGATCTTTACCTTTGCCAAGGAGGTGGGCCAGGGGCTGCCCATCTGGCTGCCGAACGGGGCGACGGTCCGCCGGATTGTGGAGCGGTACATCGTCGATCTGGAGGAGAGGCTTGGTTACCAGCACGTGTATACCCCTCACCTGGCCAATGTAGAGCTCTATAAGATTTCCGGCCACTGGGAACATTATCACGAAAATATGTACCCGACCATGCAGCTGGACAATGAAGAACTGGTGCTTAGGCCGATGAATTGTCCCCACCACATGATGATCTACAAACATGAATTGCGCAGCTACCGTCATTTGCCGATTCGGATCGCCGAGCTGGGGACGATGCACCGTTATGAAATGTCAGGGGCGCTGACCGGATTGCACCGGGTGCGTTCGATGACGCTCAATGATGCGCATATCTTCTGCCGGCCGGATCAGATCAAGGATGAATTTACACGGGTGGTCCGGCTGATCCAGCAGGTGTATGACGACTTTGGCATCCGTGACTTCTGGTTCCGTCTTTCTTACCGCGATCCGCAAGACAAGGAAAAATATGTGCAAAATGACGCGATGTGGGAGATGGCGCAGCGGATGCTGCGGGAGTCGATGGATGAGCTGGGCCTCGAATATGTGGAGGCAGAAGGGGAGGCAGCCTTTTACGGGCCGAAGCTGGACGTGCAGGTGAGGACGGCGCTGGGCAAGGATGAGACATTGTCCACGGTGCAGCTCGATTTCCACAATCCGGAGCGGTTTGGGCTGGAGTATATTGGTGAGGATGGCAAGCCGCACCGTCCGGTCGTAATTCACCGGGGAATTGTCGGGACGATGGAGCGATTTGTCGCTTTTCTGCTGGAGTATTATTTCGGCGCTTTTCCTCTCTGGCTTGCGCCGGTGCAAGCGCGGATTGTCCCGGTGTCTGACGCTTACCTGGGGTATGCCCGCCGACTGATGGAGCGGTTCCGGGAGGAAGGCCTGCGGGTAGAAGTGGATGAGCGCAACGAGAAATTGGGGTACAAGATCCGTGAGGCCACGTTGCAAAAAATTCCGTACGTGCTGGTGGTCGGCGAACGGGAGGAGAAGGAAGGTCTCGTGGCCGTCCGCCGTTATAAAATCGGAGATCAGGGTGCCATGCCGGTGGATCAATGGTTGGCCAGCGCCAAAGAGGAAATCGTGCAGAAGAAAGTTGCCCCGAATTGA
- a CDS encoding thioesterase, with protein MFVTRIRPRVSETDGVGHINNTTIPIWFEAGRDEIFRLFTPDLSFRNWKLVLVNMNIDFVKETFYGREVEVRTWIKKIGNTSLQLAEELFQDNVLRARGECTYVHYNFADKKPEPIPPHIRKQLEQHLR; from the coding sequence ATGTTTGTCACGAGGATTCGTCCACGTGTATCCGAGACAGATGGCGTCGGTCACATCAATAACACGACCATTCCGATTTGGTTTGAAGCAGGACGTGATGAAATTTTTCGTTTATTTACACCTGACCTGTCTTTTCGGAATTGGAAATTGGTCCTGGTTAACATGAACATCGATTTTGTGAAAGAAACCTTCTACGGCCGGGAGGTGGAGGTGCGAACCTGGATCAAGAAGATTGGCAATACAAGTTTGCAATTGGCGGAGGAGTTATTTCAAGACAATGTGTTGCGGGCACGGGGAGAATGCACGTACGTCCACTACAATTTTGCGGATAAGAAACCGGAACCAATTCCGCCGCACATTCGGAAACAACTGGAGCAGCATCTTCGCTGA